A region from the Vallitalea longa genome encodes:
- a CDS encoding polysaccharide deacetylase family protein, protein MNCNRVKFSKEVKLIILVTVITLLFTSCSFQIIDEDKNNIEKTDRSNPEIDIKQDGEKIESDSENNQSNEDNKKSVDSNDNESNDIDNEKPIQIDYQTVKPNEIGHIIVVMYHGIKDIPPYHITEEQFTEQLQFMYDHGYRPISMRDYIDNNIDIEAGCTPIVLTFDDGLKSTFSLIEENGDLVPKTGTAIEILERFSKEHPGFDSKAALYINGTAIFEGAGTVEERLNWLVDHGYDIGNHTATHVKLNKISSREIMSEIGIVDQLIKNAIPEYKVDSFSYPFGIRPVKALRNLVAKGEYKEIEYNYVIGLREGPSGPYYSPLHVKFNSLNVARARGSKGEVQDLWWFLEDYEKHPERKYISDGNPNRISILEKDEEHVNKDKLGDKELYLYKLNQ, encoded by the coding sequence ATGAATTGTAATCGAGTAAAATTCTCAAAAGAAGTTAAACTGATTATCTTAGTAACAGTAATTACTTTGTTATTCACTTCATGTTCATTTCAAATAATAGATGAAGATAAAAATAATATTGAAAAAACAGATAGATCAAACCCCGAAATAGATATTAAACAAGATGGTGAAAAAATAGAAAGTGATAGTGAAAATAATCAAAGCAATGAAGATAATAAGAAATCTGTTGATAGTAATGATAATGAGAGTAATGATATAGACAATGAAAAACCAATACAAATTGATTATCAAACAGTAAAACCAAATGAAATAGGTCATATAATAGTTGTAATGTATCACGGTATAAAAGATATACCACCTTACCATATAACAGAAGAGCAGTTTACAGAACAATTACAATTCATGTATGATCATGGATATAGACCTATATCAATGAGAGATTATATTGATAATAATATCGATATTGAGGCTGGTTGTACACCTATAGTATTGACATTTGATGATGGATTGAAGTCAACCTTTTCTCTAATAGAAGAAAATGGTGATTTAGTTCCTAAAACCGGAACTGCTATAGAGATTTTAGAAAGATTTTCTAAAGAACATCCTGGTTTTGATAGTAAAGCGGCATTATACATAAATGGTACAGCTATTTTTGAAGGTGCTGGAACAGTTGAGGAAAGACTCAATTGGTTAGTGGACCATGGATATGATATTGGAAATCATACGGCGACTCACGTTAAGCTGAATAAAATATCTTCAAGAGAGATTATGAGTGAGATAGGAATAGTCGACCAGTTGATTAAAAATGCTATACCAGAGTATAAAGTAGATTCTTTTTCATATCCTTTTGGAATTAGACCAGTGAAGGCTTTAAGGAATTTAGTTGCGAAAGGGGAATATAAAGAGATTGAATATAATTATGTGATAGGATTAAGGGAAGGTCCAAGTGGTCCTTATTATTCACCTTTGCATGTGAAATTCAACTCATTGAATGTAGCTAGAGCTAGGGGTTCAAAAGGGGAAGTACAGGATCTATGGTGGTTTTTGGAAGATTATGAGAAACATCCAGAGAGAAAATATATATCTGATGGGAATCCTAATAGAATTTCAATATTAGAAAAAGATGAAGAGCATGTAAACAAAGATAAATTAGGAGATAAAGAGCTATACTTATATAAATTAAATCAATAA
- the addB gene encoding helicase-exonuclease AddAB subunit AddB: protein MSLQYILGCAGSGKTYYCYNSIIKESLTDINKPLIMIVPEQFTLETQKDIVKLHPSSGIMQIEILSFQRLAYRIFDEIGGANKTLLGNTGKGMVIRKVIEDNKENLKLFYRNSTKPGFIKELKSVITELYQYDISAKNLNDSMEKLMDKPLLQTKINDLQIVYNGFQEYIKKDYITNEETLDILSESISKSNLLSEATIWIDGFYGFTPIQYKLLNEIVKKVEKTYITLTIDNVNTLNDLSDESELFYETKKAVSKLNSFAKESKVKVLENIVLHNTNGRYENKALEHLEKNIFRYPYKVYNDQDGGIHVYTAPNIRKEVVTLANNIIDLVKENNYRYREIAVVTGDLNGYEKIISQCFREYDIPFFIDKKKDIMSNPFVELIRAAISIIDKGFTYETIFRYLKTYLTSVPVSDIDIIENYVLAYGIKGRKQWENEFEYPFINNKDNSEYADKQLQRINMTRTRIIEPLLSFKNNMGHKKAKVKTITQALYNLISELDIEQKLFDISERFRKNDELLLEKEYKVIFKLVMELLDNIVDILGDEEITLQEYSVILESGLEQCEMGLVPPGLDQIVVGDLERSRLREIKALFIVGLNEGKIPKISVKANILSDTDKDKLLDKGIELSPNSKKKVFEEQFLIYVGLTKPSEKLFLSYPRTDIDGKSIRPSILISRIKKIFMSLQVIDIEYIDDDNIYLQKPTFRKMLSKLRDYYSNGFNSYWKDIYSWYYTNNTWKDTLEWAVNGLYHVNKENSLSDELVTSIYTDTLVNSVSRLEEFSQCPFAHFLDYGLHVSERVVREITLPDIGILFHRSIDEFSKKLNQRELDWKDLKDEDRNKLVEETVIQIADKYCNNIFYSTGRNAYLIKRLTRITKRAVWALQYHIRKGEFKPTDYEVAFDPDKGDIDSLKIDFDDEKTMKLKGRIDRVDRYETDDTIYVKVIDYKSGNKQFDIAALYYGLQLQLLVYLNAVTELEEKKTTKKIVPAGVFYYHIDDPIIKTDSEIDSDELQEQIIKSLKMNGLVLKDIDIINKMDNDINNYSNIIPVQITKKGQIGKRSSVASEEQFGKLMNYVQHKAEEIGQEIMNGNILIYPYKNSKGDACQYCKYSSICQFDSSINGNEYRILENIDKNDVWKKIDKS, encoded by the coding sequence ATGTCATTACAATATATTTTAGGCTGCGCAGGTTCGGGTAAAACATATTATTGCTATAACAGCATAATAAAAGAATCATTAACTGATATTAATAAACCCCTTATTATGATAGTTCCTGAACAATTCACTTTGGAGACTCAGAAAGATATTGTGAAGCTACATCCATCATCAGGTATTATGCAAATTGAAATATTAAGCTTTCAAAGACTGGCATATCGAATATTTGATGAAATAGGTGGAGCCAATAAAACTTTATTAGGTAATACTGGTAAAGGAATGGTAATACGAAAAGTAATTGAAGATAATAAGGAAAATCTAAAATTATTTTACAGAAATTCTACAAAACCAGGTTTTATAAAAGAATTGAAAAGTGTTATAACTGAGTTATATCAGTATGATATATCTGCTAAGAATCTCAATGATTCCATGGAGAAATTAATGGATAAACCTTTATTGCAAACTAAAATAAATGATTTGCAGATAGTTTATAATGGTTTTCAGGAATATATTAAAAAAGATTACATAACTAATGAAGAGACACTTGATATATTAAGTGAGTCCATATCAAAATCTAATCTATTAAGTGAAGCTACTATATGGATTGATGGATTTTATGGCTTTACACCTATACAATATAAATTATTGAATGAAATCGTTAAAAAGGTAGAAAAAACCTATATAACGCTCACAATAGATAATGTCAACACACTTAATGATTTATCAGATGAATCTGAATTATTCTATGAAACCAAAAAAGCGGTAAGCAAATTAAATAGTTTTGCTAAAGAGAGTAAAGTTAAAGTATTAGAAAATATAGTACTTCATAATACAAACGGTAGATATGAAAATAAAGCTTTGGAGCATCTGGAAAAGAATATATTTAGGTATCCTTATAAAGTGTACAATGACCAAGATGGAGGAATACATGTATATACTGCTCCTAATATCAGAAAAGAAGTTGTAACTTTAGCTAATAATATAATTGATCTAGTAAAAGAAAATAATTATAGATATAGAGAAATAGCTGTAGTAACAGGTGATCTGAATGGATATGAAAAAATAATTTCTCAATGCTTTAGAGAGTATGATATACCTTTTTTTATCGATAAGAAAAAAGATATAATGTCCAATCCGTTTGTTGAATTAATTAGAGCCGCTATTTCAATAATAGATAAAGGTTTTACATATGAAACGATATTTAGATATTTGAAGACCTATTTAACTTCTGTACCTGTATCAGATATAGATATTATAGAAAATTATGTTCTTGCATATGGAATAAAAGGTAGAAAACAATGGGAAAATGAATTTGAATATCCATTTATAAATAATAAAGATAATAGTGAATATGCAGATAAACAATTACAAAGAATAAACATGACTAGGACTAGGATTATTGAACCTCTTTTATCATTTAAGAATAATATGGGGCATAAAAAAGCAAAAGTCAAAACTATTACGCAAGCGTTATATAATCTTATATCTGAACTTGATATTGAACAAAAATTATTTGATATAAGTGAACGATTCCGTAAAAACGATGAATTATTGCTGGAAAAAGAATATAAAGTGATTTTTAAACTTGTAATGGAACTGCTAGATAATATAGTGGATATATTAGGTGATGAAGAAATTACATTGCAAGAATATAGTGTCATATTAGAATCAGGGTTGGAGCAATGTGAAATGGGACTGGTTCCTCCTGGGCTTGACCAAATTGTAGTTGGAGATTTAGAGAGGTCTAGACTTAGAGAAATAAAGGCATTATTTATAGTAGGGCTTAATGAAGGTAAGATACCTAAGATATCTGTAAAGGCGAACATTCTATCTGACACAGATAAAGATAAATTGTTAGATAAAGGTATTGAACTTTCTCCTAATAGCAAGAAAAAAGTATTTGAAGAGCAATTCCTAATATATGTAGGATTAACTAAACCTAGTGAGAAGCTATTTTTAAGTTATCCTCGAACGGATATTGACGGTAAATCAATTAGACCATCAATCCTTATAAGCCGTATCAAAAAAATTTTTATGAGTTTACAAGTTATAGATATAGAGTATATTGATGATGATAATATATATCTTCAAAAACCTACATTTAGAAAAATGTTGAGTAAGTTAAGAGATTATTATAGTAATGGTTTCAATAGTTATTGGAAAGACATCTATAGTTGGTATTATACGAATAACACATGGAAAGATACTCTTGAATGGGCAGTAAATGGATTGTATCATGTCAATAAAGAAAATTCTTTATCGGATGAGTTGGTAACAAGTATCTACACAGATACACTTGTAAATAGTGTTTCTAGGTTAGAAGAGTTTTCTCAATGTCCATTTGCACATTTCCTGGATTATGGATTACATGTGTCAGAAAGAGTAGTAAGGGAAATAACATTGCCGGATATAGGTATATTGTTTCATAGATCAATAGATGAATTTTCTAAGAAACTTAATCAAAGGGAACTAGATTGGAAAGATCTGAAAGATGAAGATAGAAATAAATTAGTTGAAGAAACGGTTATTCAAATTGCAGATAAGTATTGTAATAATATTTTTTATAGTACAGGAAGAAATGCATATTTGATCAAAAGGCTTACCAGAATAACTAAAAGAGCTGTTTGGGCACTTCAATATCATATAAGAAAAGGTGAATTCAAACCTACTGATTATGAAGTGGCATTTGACCCTGACAAAGGTGATATAGATTCTTTAAAAATAGATTTTGATGATGAAAAAACCATGAAATTAAAAGGAAGGATTGATAGGGTAGATAGATATGAAACCGATGACACTATTTATGTAAAAGTAATTGATTATAAATCAGGTAATAAACAGTTTGATATTGCTGCTCTTTATTATGGGTTACAGTTACAATTATTAGTATATCTAAATGCAGTAACTGAATTAGAAGAGAAGAAAACTACCAAAAAAATAGTTCCAGCTGGTGTTTTTTACTATCATATTGATGATCCAATAATAAAAACAGATTCTGAAATTGATAGTGATGAATTACAAGAGCAAATAATCAAAAGTCTTAAAATGAATGGTTTAGTTTTAAAAGATATAGATATCATCAACAAAATGGATAATGACATAAATAATTATTCTAATATAATACCAGTTCAAATAACTAAAAAAGGGCAAATAGGCAAAAGGTCTTCAGTAGCTTCTGAAGAACAATTTGGTAAATTAATGAATTATGTTCAACATAAGGCTGAAGAAATAGGGCAAGAGATAATGAATGGTAATATTTTAATCTATCCTTACAAAAATAGTAAAGGTGATGCTTGCCAATATTGCAAATATTCCTCTATTTGTCAATTTGATTCTTCCATTAATGGAAATGAGTATCGAATATTAGAAAACATAGATAAAAATGATGTCTGGAAAAAGATAGATAAAAGTTGA
- a CDS encoding V-type ATPase subunit, with protein sequence MLATFKYSHLSTKIKAMKGKMLTKDDYEQLLLRNSVLEVATYLKNNTYYSDFLQELNESNVHRGILEMLLYKSTIKEALKIGRYLKGNEKSVFRYIYRKQEIEDLKKMIRTLQMGGDIHQIDRRLFFINKYSVIDFNKLFSAKDIRSFVNGLKETNFYPILNPLIIDDKNIDVFAAEMTLDMYYYKKLIAQLDLVRGTDKKVADYIIGMEADLRNIMWIYRGKSYYNISKEMLYRYHIPYRYKLSKNNLKELINCNSVDEIIEILKKTPYNDVLSSDEHYWEKEFYEYILKTHDKNMNMYPFSIAPILGYMFAKEVEIMNITTIIEGIRYDVDPNKIKKFLIGFGK encoded by the coding sequence ATGCTAGCAACGTTCAAGTACAGTCATCTGTCTACTAAAATCAAAGCGATGAAAGGTAAAATGCTTACAAAAGATGACTATGAGCAACTACTTCTACGTAACAGTGTATTGGAAGTTGCAACTTATTTAAAAAATAATACTTACTATAGTGATTTTCTACAAGAACTTAATGAAAGTAATGTTCATAGAGGCATTCTGGAAATGCTGTTATACAAATCTACCATAAAAGAAGCTCTTAAAATAGGTAGATATCTTAAGGGTAATGAAAAGTCCGTTTTCAGATATATCTATAGAAAACAAGAAATAGAAGATTTAAAGAAAATGATTAGGACATTACAAATGGGTGGAGATATACATCAAATTGATAGAAGACTGTTTTTTATCAACAAATATAGTGTTATTGATTTTAATAAGTTATTTAGTGCTAAAGATATTAGGAGTTTTGTTAATGGTTTGAAGGAAACTAATTTTTATCCTATTCTTAATCCATTAATAATAGATGACAAAAATATAGATGTATTTGCTGCTGAAATGACACTTGATATGTATTATTATAAAAAACTTATTGCACAGCTTGATTTAGTTAGAGGTACAGATAAGAAAGTGGCAGATTATATTATTGGTATGGAAGCGGACCTAAGAAACATTATGTGGATATATAGAGGTAAAAGCTATTATAATATCTCTAAAGAAATGCTGTATAGGTACCATATACCTTATCGTTATAAGTTAAGCAAAAATAATCTGAAAGAACTTATCAATTGTAATAGTGTAGATGAAATAATTGAAATATTGAAAAAAACTCCATATAATGACGTTTTATCATCGGACGAGCATTATTGGGAAAAAGAATTTTATGAGTATATACTCAAAACTCATGATAAAAATATGAATATGTATCCATTTTCAATTGCTCCTATATTGGGATATATGTTCGCTAAAGAAGTTGAAATAATGAATATAACAACTATTATTGAAGGAATTAGATATGATGTTGATCCAAACAAAATTAAAAAATTTTTAATAGGTTTTGGAAAATAG
- a CDS encoding V-type ATP synthase subunit I, whose protein sequence is MSIEKMFFVNVAGPIKALDYFVIKNVLPYDVQLVNAISILDSVKGLYPFSIHNPYDNVFKKLGKLCENLDIKLEQIDIDDRQINCALDVEPVVEELSNELETLIQQKEDIKNKTIINKRIRKQIIPIKNVDIEINKLFEFEFMKFRFGKMPKDSFEKLSHYVEDLEVIVFKVFEEEDHVFLLYFMPKIVQESIDSLFASLYFERIRISGEVKGHPKEVIKSIDETLTKLADEEKQIDNQIDNFYKENYDKITDIYNIINQLDQVFDVRRHVVHSKDAFYLTGWVPKSQLNDFMEKIKEDDDITCIVEEDEAVKKTKPPTKLKNNKFFKPFESLVKMYGTPSYNELDPTPFVAITYLLMFGMMFGDLGQGLVIALLGYYIYKKKGSNLGKIGIYAGVASGIFGVFYGSVFGNEEVLRKLFGFIPMINPMENKQLILIIAVSFGVLLLIMAMILNIWNAIKKKKMGQLFFDRNGITGLVFYLALIYLVLSKVLRTDYTIAPWQIILLIVVPLILIFLSHPLGNLIEKKKHILPEDKGGYFIEAIFELIETLLAILSNTISFIRVGAFALNHVGFFLAFHMMADMVGGTGSVLVMIFGNILIICLEGLIVGIQGLRLEYYELFSRFFSGEGITFNPFKIKDKQAT, encoded by the coding sequence ATGTCAATCGAAAAAATGTTTTTTGTAAATGTAGCAGGACCAATTAAAGCTTTAGATTATTTTGTTATTAAGAATGTTTTACCTTATGATGTACAGTTAGTAAATGCAATATCAATACTAGATTCAGTTAAAGGATTATACCCTTTCTCTATTCACAATCCTTATGATAACGTATTTAAAAAGTTAGGCAAATTATGTGAGAATCTTGACATAAAACTAGAACAGATTGATATTGATGATAGACAAATCAACTGTGCTCTTGATGTTGAACCTGTTGTAGAAGAGCTGAGTAATGAGCTGGAAACTCTTATACAACAAAAAGAAGATATTAAAAATAAAACTATCATAAATAAGAGAATAAGAAAACAAATTATTCCAATTAAAAATGTAGACATTGAGATTAATAAATTGTTCGAATTTGAATTTATGAAATTCAGATTTGGTAAAATGCCAAAGGATAGTTTTGAGAAACTTAGTCATTATGTTGAGGATTTGGAAGTTATTGTTTTTAAAGTGTTCGAAGAAGAAGATCATGTATTTTTACTTTATTTTATGCCCAAAATCGTTCAGGAAAGTATTGACAGTTTATTTGCATCTCTTTATTTTGAAAGAATTAGAATATCAGGTGAAGTAAAGGGACATCCAAAAGAAGTAATAAAAAGTATAGATGAAACTCTAACCAAATTGGCTGATGAAGAAAAACAGATTGATAACCAAATTGATAACTTCTATAAAGAGAATTATGACAAGATAACTGATATTTATAATATAATCAATCAGTTAGATCAAGTATTTGATGTAAGACGGCATGTAGTACATTCAAAAGATGCCTTTTATCTTACAGGATGGGTTCCTAAGAGCCAATTAAATGATTTTATGGAGAAAATTAAAGAAGATGACGATATAACATGTATTGTAGAAGAAGATGAGGCTGTCAAAAAGACTAAGCCACCTACTAAACTTAAAAATAATAAATTCTTTAAACCATTTGAGTCATTAGTAAAGATGTATGGAACACCTTCATATAATGAGCTTGATCCTACACCATTTGTAGCTATAACGTATTTATTAATGTTTGGTATGATGTTTGGAGATTTGGGACAGGGATTAGTTATAGCGTTATTAGGCTATTATATCTATAAGAAAAAAGGTAGTAATCTTGGTAAGATAGGTATATACGCAGGTGTAGCATCAGGAATATTTGGTGTGTTTTATGGTTCAGTGTTTGGTAATGAAGAAGTATTAAGAAAACTATTTGGTTTTATTCCGATGATTAATCCTATGGAAAATAAACAATTAATATTAATAATAGCAGTATCATTTGGTGTTTTATTATTAATAATGGCAATGATATTAAATATATGGAATGCAATCAAAAAGAAAAAAATGGGACAATTATTTTTTGATAGAAATGGTATAACAGGATTAGTATTTTATTTAGCACTAATATATTTGGTTCTATCAAAAGTATTGAGGACTGATTACACCATCGCTCCTTGGCAAATTATTTTATTAATCGTTGTACCATTGATTTTAATATTTTTATCCCATCCTCTGGGAAACTTGATAGAGAAAAAGAAACATATATTGCCAGAAGACAAAGGTGGATATTTTATTGAAGCTATTTTTGAACTTATCGAGACATTGCTTGCAATACTTAGTAATACTATATCTTTCATAAGGGTTGGAGCTTTTGCACTTAATCATGTGGGATTTTTCTTAGCTTTTCATATGATGGCAGATATGGTAGGAGGTACAGGTAGTGTACTTGTAATGATTTTCGGTAATATTTTGATTATATGCTTAGAAGGATTGATAGTGGGTATTCAAGGATTAAGACTTGAGTATTATGAGCTATTTAGTAGATTCTTCAGTGGTGAAGGTATTACCTTTAATCCGTTTAAGATTAAAGACAAACAAGCAACTTAA
- a CDS encoding ATP synthase subunit C: MDIVMSLALILVVVTVGTGVYAIRRGINGSKAKTILGINVLSFFGILIVTTVVLLTGGTTALAAETAEKAVASAEGMRYIAAALSTGLAAIGSGIAVAVSGSAAIGAISEDSKLLGKTVIFVGLAEGIAIYGLIISILILG, encoded by the coding sequence ATGGATATAGTAATGAGTTTAGCACTTATATTAGTGGTTGTAACAGTGGGGACTGGAGTATATGCAATCAGGAGAGGTATCAATGGAAGTAAGGCAAAAACTATTTTGGGTATTAATGTTTTAAGTTTTTTCGGTATCTTGATAGTAACTACAGTTGTTCTATTAACAGGAGGAACTACTGCTCTTGCTGCGGAAACTGCAGAAAAAGCAGTTGCTAGTGCAGAAGGTATGAGATACATTGCAGCTGCATTATCTACTGGTTTAGCTGCTATTGGTTCAGGTATAGCAGTTGCTGTATCAGGGTCAGCAGCTATAGGTGCTATAAGTGAGGATTCAAAGTTATTAGGTAAAACAGTTATCTTTGTTGGTCTTGCAGAAGGTATTGCTATCTATGGACTTATAATATCTATATTAATTCTAGGTTAA
- a CDS encoding V-type ATP synthase subunit F, with translation MKMYLISDNIDTKTGMRLAGVEGVIVHDIEEVSDALDIALKDREIGIILITEKIGKLIPDKIDDIKLNYHTPLIVEIPDRHGTGRTPDSITKYVREAIGLKI, from the coding sequence ATGAAAATGTACCTTATAAGTGATAATATTGACACGAAAACTGGTATGCGTTTAGCAGGTGTTGAAGGTGTAATTGTACATGACATAGAAGAAGTAAGCGATGCTCTTGATATAGCTTTAAAAGATAGGGAGATAGGGATTATATTAATAACAGAAAAGATAGGTAAATTGATTCCTGATAAAATTGATGATATCAAACTCAATTATCACACACCTTTAATTGTGGAAATTCCTGATAGACATGGTACAGGGAGAACACCGGATTCAATTACTAAGTATGTAAGAGAAGCTATAGGACTTAAGATATAA
- a CDS encoding V-type ATP synthase subunit E, producing the protein MRIVEEKIDKFAHDIMTDVSKKRKAIMEQTEKELEAIYEEKELAYLSKAYEIIQNGLKSIQREKNEILSRSIMDSKRKILKAREDIIKDTFEDAEKKLKNFTLKKDYCAYLKKMIKEDIEQIGKGDILIYIANTDEKYLAPLNKEFDNNVALEDKNNKMIGGCKIFNKTRNIFIDDSFYSKLYGQKEIFLHNCNLEIE; encoded by the coding sequence ATGCGAATTGTTGAAGAGAAGATAGATAAGTTTGCCCATGATATTATGACGGATGTATCTAAAAAGAGGAAAGCTATAATGGAGCAGACAGAGAAAGAACTTGAAGCAATATACGAAGAAAAAGAGCTAGCATATCTATCCAAAGCATATGAAATAATTCAAAATGGATTAAAAAGTATTCAAAGAGAAAAAAATGAAATATTATCAAGGTCCATAATGGATAGTAAACGAAAGATATTAAAGGCTAGAGAAGATATTATAAAAGATACTTTTGAAGATGCAGAGAAAAAATTGAAGAATTTTACTCTTAAAAAGGATTATTGTGCATATCTTAAAAAAATGATAAAAGAAGATATAGAACAAATAGGTAAGGGAGATATTTTGATATATATTGCTAATACAGATGAAAAATATCTTGCTCCACTTAATAAAGAATTTGACAACAATGTTGCTCTTGAAGATAAGAATAATAAAATGATCGGTGGATGTAAAATATTCAATAAGACTAGAAATATATTCATAGATGATTCATTTTACAGTAAATTGTACGGGCAGAAAGAAATATTTTTGCATAATTGTAATCTTGAGATTGAGTAA
- a CDS encoding V-type ATP synthase subunit A — translation MNEGNIIVGVNGPVITVRGTSKFKMLEMVLVGNSKLIGEVISIENDDITVQVYESTTGIKVGEPVVSTGEPMSLQLGPGIIGGVFDGIQRPLKKMEEISGSFISRGLDLESLDTDKEWVVEIIVKKGDSIKGGDVIAEIKETDLVTHKVMLHPYMSGVVQYAAPNGRYKVHDTIVKIKTDLDEIKELDLIQKWPVRMARPFKNRRRLTIPLITGQRVIDTLFPIAKGGTASIPGGFGTGKTMTQHQLAKWSDADIIVYIGCGERGNEITEVLEDFPKLIDPKSGKSLMDRTILIANTSNMPVAAREASIYTGITLAEYYRDMGYHVAIMADSTSRWAEALREISGRLEEMPAEEGFPAYLPSRLSQFYERAGYVDNLNDTEGSVSIIGAVSPQGGDFSEPVTQNTKRFVRCFWALDRQLAYSRHYPAIHWLDSYSEYIDDLEKWYETKVADDFFELRTKIVSLLQSESKLMEIVKLIGADILPEDQKLTLEISKVIRLGFLQQNAFNDIDTYVPMKKQYRMMEIILYLNDKSKELIDGGIPMSQLRKTGIYDDIIKVKYNVGNDNLKEFDALREKIDDFYDGVKESYKSFERKKL, via the coding sequence TTGAACGAAGGAAATATAATAGTAGGTGTAAATGGACCTGTTATAACTGTAAGGGGTACCAGCAAATTCAAGATGTTAGAAATGGTTTTAGTGGGTAATTCTAAGTTAATAGGTGAAGTCATTAGCATAGAAAATGATGATATTACCGTTCAGGTTTACGAATCTACTACAGGGATAAAAGTAGGCGAACCAGTAGTATCTACTGGCGAACCTATGTCGTTACAGCTGGGACCTGGTATTATAGGTGGAGTTTTTGATGGTATTCAACGTCCACTTAAAAAAATGGAAGAGATTTCTGGTTCTTTCATTAGTAGAGGTTTAGATCTAGAATCATTAGATACTGATAAAGAATGGGTTGTAGAGATTATTGTTAAAAAAGGAGATAGCATTAAAGGCGGAGATGTAATAGCTGAGATAAAAGAAACTGACTTGGTTACACATAAAGTCATGTTACATCCATATATGTCTGGAGTTGTGCAATATGCTGCTCCTAATGGAAGATATAAAGTTCATGACACCATAGTTAAGATAAAGACAGATCTAGATGAGATAAAGGAATTGGATTTAATTCAAAAATGGCCAGTAAGGATGGCAAGACCTTTTAAAAACAGAAGAAGACTTACAATTCCTCTTATTACAGGACAAAGAGTTATAGATACATTATTTCCTATAGCAAAAGGAGGTACTGCTTCTATACCAGGTGGATTTGGAACGGGTAAGACTATGACTCAACATCAGCTTGCAAAGTGGAGTGATGCAGATATCATTGTATATATAGGCTGTGGGGAAAGAGGTAATGAAATAACAGAGGTTCTTGAAGATTTCCCAAAACTTATCGACCCAAAATCAGGTAAGTCATTAATGGATAGAACTATATTGATTGCTAATACATCTAATATGCCAGTTGCAGCAAGAGAAGCATCTATATATACGGGAATTACTTTGGCAGAATATTATAGGGACATGGGTTATCATGTTGCTATAATGGCGGATTCAACTTCAAGATGGGCCGAAGCATTAAGAGAAATATCTGGTAGATTGGAAGAAATGCCAGCGGAAGAAGGATTCCCTGCATACTTACCATCAAGATTATCACAATTCTATGAAAGAGCGGGATATGTAGATAATCTTAATGATACTGAAGGTTCAGTAAGTATTATTGGTGCTGTTTCACCACAAGGTGGAGATTTCTCAGAACCAGTAACTCAGAATACAAAAAGGTTTGTTAGATGTTTCTGGGCTCTTGACAGACAGTTAGCTTACTCGAGGCATTATCCTGCAATACATTGGTTAGATAGTTATAGCGAATATATTGATGATCTAGAAAAATGGTATGAAACTAAAGTAGCTGATGATTTCTTTGAATTAAGAACTAAAATAGTTAGTTTACTTCAATCTGAAAGCAAGCTTATGGAAATTGTTAAATTAATTGGAGCTGATATTTTACCGGAAGACCAAAAGTTGACTCTTGAAATATCGAAAGTCATAAGATTAGGTTTCTTACAACAAAATGCTTTTAATGATATTGATACTTATGTACCTATGAAAAAACAATATAGAATGATGGAGATAATTCTATACTTAAATGACAAATCAAAAGAGCTTATCGATGGTGGAATACCTATGTCACAGCTTAGAAAAACTGGTATATATGATGATATTATTAAAGTTAAATATAATGTAGGTAATGATAATCTAAAAGAATTTGATGCTTTAAGAGAAAAAATTGATGATTTCTATGATGGAGTAAAGGAAAGTTATAAGAGTTTCGAAAGGAAGAAGCTATGA